A part of Actinobaculum sp. 313 genomic DNA contains:
- a CDS encoding AMP-binding protein → MRLEYSVATTEFTAIAEQGHAHFQPGVPYVVPCPQGSVFELLEHTASIYPDAVALDYFGQTWTYKRVRQAALRAAQALYDVGVRPGDTVSLALPNCPQHFIAFYGAMRLGAAVAALNPLAPAAQLKQQMKRHGGAVCVVWDKVSYKIKQAGLKPADILTVSLTDSMPRRMRAALRLPVDKAARTRRRLTGPVPSGTRSWDKLVRRSHVLAEDIPQAQASDIAVILHSSGTNGVPKSVPLTHANIRANVSQNLFWVWDLDRGAEVFYSLLPYFHAFGMCFMLCSAVAIGARQMILPTFDADLALQAHERKNVTFFVGVPPMFDHIEKRASEKGTDLSSIKFAVSGGMSLDAGIAERWEKATGGYIIEGYGMSETSPTICGSPLSAERRPGCLGLAFPNTNVRLVDPDDPARDVPDGEPGEILVRGPQVFSGYLDARRRMRWRFLTAGSAPAISPATTTALSTW, encoded by the coding sequence ATGCGATTGGAGTACTCTGTGGCGACAACCGAGTTTACGGCCATTGCGGAGCAGGGACATGCTCACTTTCAGCCGGGCGTCCCGTACGTGGTGCCCTGCCCGCAGGGATCTGTTTTCGAACTCTTGGAGCATACCGCGAGTATCTACCCGGATGCTGTCGCCTTGGACTACTTCGGTCAGACGTGGACGTACAAGCGCGTCCGGCAAGCAGCTTTGCGGGCGGCACAAGCGCTGTACGACGTCGGCGTTCGGCCCGGCGACACTGTTTCTCTCGCCCTGCCCAACTGCCCACAGCACTTCATTGCCTTCTACGGTGCCATGCGCCTGGGGGCCGCCGTCGCCGCACTCAACCCGCTGGCCCCTGCCGCCCAACTGAAACAGCAGATGAAACGTCACGGTGGGGCGGTCTGCGTTGTATGGGACAAGGTCTCTTACAAAATCAAACAGGCCGGTCTGAAACCCGCGGATATCCTCACGGTCAGTTTGACGGACTCCATGCCACGGCGCATGCGCGCCGCACTCCGCCTTCCTGTGGACAAGGCTGCGCGCACGAGACGGCGACTCACCGGTCCAGTTCCCTCCGGAACACGTTCCTGGGATAAACTCGTGCGCCGTAGCCACGTCCTCGCCGAGGATATCCCGCAGGCACAGGCATCCGATATTGCGGTGATCCTGCACTCTTCCGGTACCAATGGAGTACCGAAATCCGTACCGTTGACGCACGCCAATATTCGCGCGAATGTGAGCCAGAATCTCTTCTGGGTGTGGGATCTGGACCGTGGCGCCGAGGTGTTTTACTCGCTCCTGCCGTATTTCCATGCCTTCGGCATGTGTTTCATGCTGTGCTCAGCAGTGGCGATCGGGGCGCGGCAGATGATTCTGCCCACCTTCGATGCTGACCTCGCCCTGCAAGCCCACGAGCGAAAGAATGTCACCTTCTTCGTCGGTGTTCCGCCAATGTTCGATCACATAGAGAAGAGGGCGTCCGAAAAGGGCACCGACCTCTCCTCGATTAAATTCGCAGTGTCCGGCGGTATGTCACTCGATGCGGGAATCGCTGAGCGCTGGGAGAAGGCCACGGGTGGTTACATCATCGAGGGGTACGGCATGTCCGAGACCTCGCCGACGATCTGCGGATCGCCGCTGTCTGCGGAGCGCCGCCCCGGCTGCCTCGGCTTGGCATTCCCAAACACAAATGTCAGACTGGTGGATCCGGATGATCCGGCGCGCGATGTGCCCGACGGAGAACCGGGAGAGATTCTGGTGCGCGGCCCGCAGGTCTTTTCCGGCTACCTGGATGCCCGGAGGAGAATGAGGTGGCGTTTTTTGACGGCTGGTTCCGCACCGGCGATATCGCCCGCAACGACGACGGCTTTATCTACCTGGTAG
- a CDS encoding HAD-IC family P-type ATPase has product MDPVATDPTYGLSSQQVRERIAAGEVNTLPPRSGRSTWQIIRDNVFTRINALLGVLFALVMVTGSWMNGAFGLLIVANSIIGIIQELRAKHTLDSLAVVGEAHPTVRREGREQAVERDDVVLGDILVIKPGEQIVVDGVVSEADYLEIDESLLTGESDPIPKEPGDEIMSGSFVSSGTGTYRATKVGADAYAAQLTAAAAKFSLVHSELQSGINRILQVITWILIPVGIVTIIGQIRVGENDWRAIILAVAAALVPMIPEGLVLITSTAFALGVIRLGYRKCLVNELPAIEGLARVDVVCADKTGTLTENAMAFGRLEVLGTYDEEEARMALRQLAAADSAPNSSMLAIIDGVGQAEHTWDVAEIQPFTSAKKWSGVSFHEQGHWVLGAPDVLVDAESAAGVRAGEIAATGLRVLLLGRASATVTDDAAPGRVDPVALVILEQRVRPDAADTLEYFRSQGVDVKIISGDNAESVGAVTRSLGVEAGEPVDARTLTEANFSETVNDSQVFGRVTPQQKRSMVAALQEAGHTVAMTGDGVNDVLALKDADLGVAMGSGTAATRSVAKIVLLDDRFATLPHVVGEGRRVLGNIERVANLFLTKTIYSSILAVLVLLFSLPFPFQPIHVTITGWFTIGIPAFLLSLPPNNEKARSGFVQRVLRLGVPAGAVVAAASFVTYLLVRVPEGTETQATQASTAALLALIISATWVLATVARPYEWWKMLLILLPLLGYGIIFTANFTQRIFILDSSNTHMMLTGMVIGLIGAALIEGLWWMLGAITGERKPLWKPRAEREAEAAQRRIERAARKAEEGTNES; this is encoded by the coding sequence ATGGACCCTGTGGCCACCGATCCGACGTACGGACTTTCTTCCCAACAGGTGAGGGAGCGAATTGCCGCAGGTGAAGTCAATACGTTGCCGCCACGCTCCGGTCGAAGCACCTGGCAGATCATCCGCGACAACGTGTTCACGCGTATCAATGCGCTGCTCGGCGTCCTGTTTGCACTCGTCATGGTCACCGGTTCGTGGATGAACGGCGCCTTCGGTCTGCTTATTGTCGCCAACTCGATTATCGGAATCATCCAGGAGTTGCGCGCCAAACACACGCTGGATTCGCTTGCTGTGGTCGGGGAAGCGCACCCGACCGTGCGGCGGGAGGGGCGCGAGCAGGCAGTTGAACGCGACGACGTCGTCCTCGGTGACATTCTGGTTATCAAGCCGGGTGAGCAAATCGTCGTGGACGGTGTTGTTTCCGAAGCCGACTACCTGGAAATCGACGAATCGCTTCTTACCGGCGAATCGGATCCGATTCCGAAAGAGCCCGGCGATGAGATCATGTCCGGCTCCTTCGTCTCCTCCGGAACCGGAACCTACCGTGCAACCAAGGTCGGGGCAGACGCCTATGCCGCCCAACTGACGGCCGCCGCGGCGAAGTTCTCTCTGGTGCATTCGGAGTTGCAATCGGGCATCAACAGGATCCTGCAGGTCATCACCTGGATTCTTATCCCCGTCGGTATTGTCACCATTATCGGGCAGATCCGCGTGGGCGAGAACGATTGGCGTGCCATTATTCTGGCAGTTGCGGCCGCCCTGGTGCCCATGATCCCGGAGGGCTTGGTGCTAATCACCTCCACCGCCTTCGCTCTGGGAGTCATTCGACTCGGCTACCGCAAGTGCCTAGTCAACGAGCTACCCGCCATCGAGGGTTTGGCGCGCGTTGACGTGGTCTGCGCGGATAAAACTGGCACACTCACCGAAAACGCCATGGCCTTCGGGCGTTTGGAAGTGCTGGGAACATACGACGAGGAGGAGGCGCGCATGGCATTGCGCCAACTCGCCGCGGCCGATAGCGCACCGAATTCGTCTATGCTCGCGATTATCGACGGCGTCGGCCAGGCCGAGCACACGTGGGACGTTGCCGAGATCCAACCATTTACCTCCGCGAAAAAGTGGTCGGGCGTGAGTTTTCACGAGCAGGGCCACTGGGTGCTTGGCGCGCCCGATGTGCTTGTTGATGCGGAAAGCGCCGCCGGCGTGCGCGCGGGCGAGATTGCCGCTACCGGGTTGCGCGTGCTACTGCTTGGACGCGCATCAGCTACGGTTACCGACGACGCCGCCCCAGGCCGCGTTGACCCGGTAGCACTGGTGATCCTGGAACAGAGAGTGCGCCCCGACGCCGCAGACACACTCGAATACTTCCGCAGCCAGGGCGTTGACGTGAAAATCATTTCCGGCGACAACGCGGAGTCAGTGGGTGCCGTGACCCGTTCTTTGGGGGTAGAGGCGGGGGAGCCCGTGGATGCGCGTACTCTCACGGAGGCGAACTTCAGCGAAACCGTCAATGATTCACAGGTTTTCGGGCGGGTGACGCCGCAGCAGAAGCGCTCCATGGTGGCGGCCCTCCAGGAGGCGGGGCACACGGTTGCGATGACCGGGGACGGCGTAAACGATGTGCTGGCATTGAAGGATGCCGACCTGGGCGTCGCCATGGGATCCGGCACCGCGGCCACCCGCTCCGTGGCGAAGATTGTACTGCTGGATGATCGCTTCGCCACGCTGCCGCACGTAGTGGGTGAAGGTCGCCGCGTGCTCGGAAATATCGAGCGTGTTGCCAATCTGTTCCTTACGAAGACGATTTACTCGTCCATCCTGGCGGTGCTGGTGCTGCTCTTCTCGCTGCCCTTCCCCTTCCAACCGATCCACGTGACGATCACCGGATGGTTCACCATCGGCATTCCCGCTTTCCTGCTTTCTCTGCCGCCGAACAATGAAAAGGCGCGCAGTGGTTTTGTGCAGCGGGTGCTGCGGTTGGGAGTTCCCGCGGGCGCCGTGGTTGCCGCCGCCTCATTTGTCACCTATCTGCTGGTGCGCGTACCCGAAGGGACGGAGACGCAGGCGACGCAAGCCTCTACTGCGGCACTGCTTGCCCTTATCATCTCCGCCACCTGGGTGTTGGCCACCGTAGCGCGGCCCTACGAATGGTGGAAGATGCTACTCATCCTCCTGCCGCTGCTGGGCTACGGCATCATCTTCACCGCCAATTTCACGCAGCGCATTTTCATTCTTGACTCGTCGAACACACACATGATGCTCACGGGCATGGTTATCGGCCTGATCGGCGCCGCTCTTATCGAGGGGTTGTGGTGGATGCTCGGCGCGATAACCGGTGAGCGGAAGCCGCTTTGGAAGCCACGCGCCGAACGTGAGGCGGAGGCCGCCCAACGCCGTATCGAGCGGGCCGCGCGGAAGGCGGAGGAAGGCACCAACGAATCGTAG